A genome region from Hevea brasiliensis isolate MT/VB/25A 57/8 chromosome 9, ASM3005281v1, whole genome shotgun sequence includes the following:
- the LOC110671392 gene encoding pentatricopeptide repeat-containing protein At2g26790, mitochondrial isoform X1: MWVSSSRSVFNFNRKLLTPKPITIGVVLFNSKSFSSSLCPLINYSTAAASNSDGDPQQQLLQLDSFEVVDILYSLKKQPSRAVSFFYQLKDRGFQNDVSTYAAIIRILCYWGLHRNLHSIFFDLILASFDISLLLDTLSEGVVDDTKKNSSFLFKVYDALVKSYVSAGKFDEAIDALFQMGRRGFVPHIFTCNFLMNRIIQNGKSDTALAIYKQLKRLGLSPNDYTYAIVIKALCIKGSLEEAIDVFKDIEDSGVTTTYFAYTAYIEGLCANQKSDLGYQVLQAWKAANIPFHVYIYSVAIRGFCNEMKLDKAEGVLLDMEKEGLVPDMHCYSTLICGFCKGGKLQKAYALLNDMMSKGVKINCVVVGSILHCLCEMGMHSEAVDQFNQYKNLGIFLDEVSYNIIVDALCKLGKLEQAVALLDEMKVKRMDMDLMHYTTLINGYCCQGNLVGAYKVFEEMREKGFKPDIITYNVLASGFCRQGLATEALGLLDYMKTQNQKPNAITHNVIIESLCEGGEVKEAEAFFNGIKDKSLDNYAAMINGYCRASHTTKAYKLFIRLSRQGHIVKKSCCCNLLKNLCEEGNNDGILTLLKKMLALNVEPSKFMYNIIIAALCRAGDVTNARLVFDNLSGRGLTPDIITYTMMINSYCRINCLQEAHDLFHDMKRRGIKPDLVTFTVLLDGHQKAHIRKVRSPDSSKGCSEDAFDASTVWTEMKNSGIRPDVICYTVLIDGHSKADNLQDAKCLFNEMIERGLEPDIVTYTALLFGCCNRGDVDRAVDLLYQMSLKGIQPDTHTMSALHRGILKASNLQFQKLELL; encoded by the coding sequence ATGTGGGTTTCGTCTTCCAGGTCAGTCTTTAATTTTAATAGAAAACTCCTGACCCCTAAACCCATCACCATCGGAGTTGTTCTCTTCAATTCCAAATCCTTCTCATCTTCACTTTGCCCCTTAATCAACTACTCCACCGCTGCCGCAAGCAACAGCGACGGTGACCCGCAACAACAGCTACTCCAGTTAGATTCATTCGAAGTTGTTGATATCTTATACAGCCTTAAGAAACAGCCCAGTCGTGCTGTCTCCTTCTTTTACCAATTGAAAGACAGGGGCTTCCAAAATGATGTCTCCACCTATGCTGCCATTATTAGAATCCTCTGTTATTGGGGTCTCCACAGGAACCTCCATTCCATTTTCTTTGATCTTATTCTGGCTTCTTTTGATATTTCACTTTTGCTTGATACTCTTAGTGAAGGGGTTGTTGATGACACTAAAAAAAACTCTTCTTTTCTGTTTAAAGTATATGATGCCTTGGTTAAGTCCTATGTAAGTGCCGGTAAGTTTGATGAGGCTATTGATGCTTTGTTTCAAATGGGAAGACGCGGATTCGTGCCCCATATATTCACCTGTAACTTTCTTATGAATAGAATCATTCAGAATGGTAAATCGGATACGGCTCTGGCCATTTACAAACAGTTGAAGAGGTTGGGTTTGAGCCCTAATGATTACACCTATGCTATTGTGATAAAAGCACTTTGCATTAAGGGTAGTTTAGAAGAGGCTATAGATGTCTTCAAGGATATTGAGGACAGTGGTGTTACCACCACTTATTTTGCTTACACAGCTTATATAGAAGGACTTTGTGCGAATCAGAAGTCGGACTTGGGATATCAGGTGCTTCAGGCATGGAAAGCAGCTAACATCCCATTCCATGTGTATATTTATTCAGTTGCAATTCGTGGCTTTTGCAATGAGATGAAATTGGATAAAGCCGAAGGAGTCTTACTTGACATGGAAAAAGAAGGGTTAGTTCCAGATATGCATTGCTATAGTACATTGATTTGTGGGTTCTGCAAGGGTGGGAAATTGCAAAAAGCATATGCTCTCCTCAATGACATGATGTCGAAGGGTGTCAAAATAAACTGTGTTGTTGTTGGCTCAATTCTGCACTGCTTGTGTGAAATGGGCATGCATTCTGAAGCGGTTGATCAATTTAATCAATATAAGAACTTAGGTATATTTCTAGATGAGGTTTCCTACAACATTATAGTTGATGCTTTGTGCAAACTGGGGAAACTAGAACAAGCTGTAGCATTGCTAGATGAAATGAAGGTCAAGCGAATGGATATGGATTTAATGCATTATACTACCCTAATTAATGGGTATTGTTGCCAAGGAAATCTGGTTGGTGCATACAAGGTttttgaagaaatgagagaaaagGGTTTCAAGCCAGATATTATCACTTACAATGTACTTGCCAGTGGATTTTGTAGACAAGGTCTTGCAACTGAGGCGCTTGGCCTTTTGGATTATATGAAAACACAGAATCAGAAACCTAATGCTATTACACACAATGTGATAATTGAAAGTTTATGTGAAGGAGGCGAAGTGAAAGAGGCAGAAGCATTTTTTAATGGTATAAAGGATAAGAGTTTAGATAATTATGCTGCAATGATTAATGGATACTGTAGAGCCAGTCATACTACAAAGGCTTATAAACTTTTCATTAGACTTTCAAGACAGGGACATATAGTGAAGAAAAGTTGCTGTTGTAATCTTCTCAAAAACCTGTGTGAGGAAGGTAATAATGATGGAATTCTAACGCTGCTGAAGAAAATGTTGGCTTTGAATGTGGAACCTAGCAAGTTTATGTACAATATAATCATTGCTGCTCTGTGTCGAGCTGGAGATGTGACAAATGCACGATTGGTTTTTGACAATTTGTCTGGGAGAGGGTTGACTCCTGATATCATTACCTACACAATGATGATAAATAGTTACTGCAGGATTAATTGCTTGCAGGAAGCCCATGATCTTTTTCATGATATGAAACGAAGAGGAATTAAACCTGATCTGGTTACTTTTACAGTTTTGCTTGATGGTCATCAAAAAGCACATATAAGAAAGGTACGTTCCCCTGACAGTTCTAAGGGATGCAGTGAAGATGCATTTGATGCTTCAACTGTTTGGACAGAAATGAAGAATAGTGGGATCAGGCCTGATGTCATTTGTTATACTGTTTTGATTGATGGACATAGTAAAGCAGATAACCTTCAGGATGCCAAATGCCTCTTTAATGAAATGATAGAGAGAGGACTAGAACCTGATATAGTAACTTACACAGCTCTTCTGTTTGGCTGTTGTAACAGAGGAGATGTGGATAGGGCAGTAGACCTTCTTTATCAAATGTCACTGAAGGGAATACAGCCTGATACTCACACCATGTCTGCTTTACACCGTGGTATTTTAAAAGCCAGCAATTTACAGTTTCAGAAGTTAGAACTTCTGTAA
- the LOC110671411 gene encoding LOW QUALITY PROTEIN: probable sugar phosphate/phosphate translocator At1g06470 (The sequence of the model RefSeq protein was modified relative to this genomic sequence to represent the inferred CDS: inserted 1 base in 1 codon), with translation MVESCFDNKRVKRQVEYTGVNYNSSEIQGSPIRRDPSFSRWCDEDGNVHFERQLENSDGSVEGFDFELPFLPSDKLEXVHLNDSNTMDQEINIHTMDHEVNIHTMDHEINIHNRGKDKENYVPFDIENGSPKEIRPSNSSDDTADSFGNHEKLPLKTKSPVSAADVLKTLFFILVWYTFSTFLTLYNKTLLGDDLGKFPAPLLMNTIHFAMQAVLSKFITWFWSHRFQLSVAMTWRDYFMRVVPTALGTALDVNLSNASLVFISVTFATMCKSASPIFLLLFAFAFRLESPSFRLLGIILIISVGILLTVAKETEFEFWGFVLVMLAAVMSGFRWSMTQILLQKEEYGLKNPLTLMSFVTPVMAIVTALFSLMFDPWYEFRKNSYFDNSWHIARSCFLMFFGGTLAFFMVLTEYVLVSVTSAVTVTIAGVVKEAVTILVAVFYFHDKFTWLKGVGLLIIMVGVSLFNWYKYEKLQKRQMSEDDVAGSPMANVAAKYVILEEMDDDG, from the exons ATGGTAGAGAGTTGTTTTGATAATAAACGAGTAAAACGACAGGTTGAGTACACTGGAGTTAATTACAATTctagtgaaattcaaggttcacctATTCGCAGAGATCCTTCATTCTCACGCTGGTGCGATGAAGATGGAAATGTTCATTTTGAACGTCAATTAGAAAATTCTGATGGAAGCGTTGAAGGCTTTGATTTTGAGTTGCCTTTTCTTCCGTCCGACAAGTTAG GTGTGCACTTGAATGATAGTAATACCATGGATCAGGAAATCAATATACACACCATGGATCATGAAGTCAATATACACACCATGGATCATGAAATCAACATACACAACAGAGGGAAAGACAAAGAGAATTATGTGCCATTTGATATTGAAAATGGGTCTCCCAAGGAGATACGACCATCAAATAGTAGTGATGATACTGCTGATTCTTTTGGTAATCATGAAAAGTTGCCACTGAAGACTAAGAGCCCTGTGTCTGCTGCTGATGTGTTGAAGACTCTGTTTTTTATACTTGTTTGGTACACTTTCAGCACATTTTTGACCTT GTATAATAAAACTCTCTTAGGGGATGATTTGGGAAAATTCCCAGCCCCATTACTGATGAATACCATCCATTTTGCAATGCAAGCTGTTTTGTCAAAGTTTATCACATGGTTTTGGTCTCATAGATTTCAACTCAGTGTTGCTATGACATGGAGGGATTATTTTATGAGAG TTGTACCAACAGCTCTTGGAACAGCATTGGACGTTAACCTGAGCAATGCATCCCTTGTTTTCATCTCTGTCACATTTGCCACAATG TGTAAATCTGCATCTCCTATATTTCTCCTTCTATTTGCTTTTGCATTCAG GTTGGAGTCTCCAAGCTTTAGACTTTTGGGTATCATCTTAATAATCTCTGTTGGAATCTTATTGACAG TGGCAAAGGAGACAGAATTTGAGTTTTGGGGATTTGTGCTTGTTATGCTTGCTGCTGTTATGTCTGGGTTTCGCTGGTCCATGACTCAAATTCTTCTGCAG aaagaagaatatg GTTTGAAAAATCCACTTACATTGATGAGCTTTGTGACTCCAGTGATGGCAATTGTAACTGCTCTTTTTTCTCTTATGTTTGATCCATGGTATGAATTTAGAAAGAACAGTTACTTTGATAATTCTTGGCACATTGCGCGGAGCTGCTTCTTGATGTTTTTTGGTGGAACACTGGCCTTTTTCATG GTTTTAACGGAATATGTTCTTGTTTCAGTAACTAGTGCTGTCACAGTGACTATTGCAGGTGTTGTCAAGGAGGCTGTCACCATATTG GTTGCAGTCTTTTACTTCCATGACAAATTTACATGGTTGAAAGGTGTTGGCCTTTTAATCATAATGGTGGGCGTGAGTTTATTCAATTGGTACAA ATATGAAAAGCTACAAAAGCGTCAAATGAGTGAAGATGATGTGGCTGGTTCGCCTATGGCAAATGTTGCTGCAAAATATGTTATACTTGAGGAAATGGATGATGATGGTTAG
- the LOC110671394 gene encoding two-pore potassium channel 3 isoform X2 has product MDDEPFLPNTSTIPEDHHHHHHHHHSTQPSSNLRELPSGCLDLISSDANIPIIKTTPNSSSYVNVLACSLKKNTRKLPHRSHSAPSLFTQARESSMPNSLDPRTPPNSTPLIVRQAFIGVVFYLIIVVVIFLLSGRFKGTTTLKPVDALYFTVVTLCTIGFGDIVPDSTFTKLFTCVFILVGFGFIDILLNGLVAYICDRQEAVLLSAVDENRFNTYMIDKVKGRMRIRIKVCLALVAVIGCIAIGTIGVHFLENLSWVDSFYLSVTSVTTVGYGDFAFTTATGRCFAIVWLLISTLAVARGFLYLAEFRIDRRNRRIAKWILQKKMTLGDLVAADLDNDGSIRIHTAHLK; this is encoded by the exons ATGGATGATGAACCTTTTCTCCCAAACACTTCAACAATACCAGaagatcatcatcatcatcatcatcatcatcattctaCCCAACCATCATCAAACTTGAGAGAATTACCTTCTGGGTGCCTTGATCTAATCTCTAGTGATGCCAATATCCCCATCATCAAGACCACCCCAAATTCTTCTTCTTATGTAAATGTTCTTGCCTGCAGCTTGAAAAAGAACACAAGAAAGCTTCCCCATCGCTCACACTCTGCTCCATCTTTATTCACTCAAGCCAGGGAGTCTTCAATGCCCAATTCTTTAGACCCTAGGACACCTCCCAACTCTACTCCGTTGATCGTTCGGCAAGCGTTTATTGGTGTGGTCTTTTATCtaattattgttgttgttatATTCCTGCTTAGTGGAAGGTTCAAGGGTACTACCACATTAAAGCCAGTGGATGCCTTGTACTTCACTGTGGTTACACTTTGCACCATAGGATTTGGTGATATAGTTCCTGACTCCACATTTACCAAGCTCTTTACTTGTGTTTTCATATTGGTTGGTTTTGGGTTTATAGACATTCTGCTAAATGGGTTGGTCGCCTACATTTGTGACAGGCAAGAAGCAGTTCTGTTGAGTGCTGTGGATGAGAATAGGTTCAACACATACATGATTGATAAAGTTAAAGGGAGAATGAGAATTAGAATCAAAGTGTGCTTGGCCTTGGTAGCTGTCATTGGCTGCATTGCTATAGGAACAATTGGAGTACATTTTCTGGAGAATTTGAGTTGGGTTGATAGTTTTTATCTCTCTGTTACTTCTGTCACAACTGTTGGTTATGGAGATTTCGCTTTCACCACAGCAACAGGAAGATGTTTTGCCATTGTTTGGCTTTTGATTAGCACACTGGCGGTTGCCAGGGGATTTTTATACCTGGCTGAGTTCAGGATTGACAGGAGGAATCGTAGGATTGCAAAATGGATTCTTCAGAAGAAGATGACCCTTGGAGATTTGGTAGCTGCAGATCTTGATAATGATGGATCCATCAG AATTCACACAGCACACTTGAAATAA
- the LOC110671392 gene encoding pentatricopeptide repeat-containing protein At2g26790, mitochondrial isoform X2, with protein sequence MWVSSSRSVFNFNRKLLTPKPITIGVVLFNSKSFSSSLCPLINYSTAAASNSDGDPQQQLLQLDSFEVVDILYSLKKQPSRAVSFFYQLKDRGFQNDVSTYAAIIRILCYWGLHRNLHSIFFDLILASFDISLLLDTLSEGVVDDTKKNSSFLFKVYDALVKSYVSAGKFDEAIDALFQMGRRGFVPHIFTCNFLMNRIIQNGKSDTALAIYKQLKRLGLSPNDYTYAIVIKALCIKGSLEEAIDVFKDIEDSGVTTTYFAYTAYIEGLCANQKSDLGYQVLQAWKAANIPFHVYIYSVAIRGFCNEMKLDKAEGVLLDMEKEGLVPDMHCYSTLICGFCKGGKLQKAYALLNDMMSKGVKINCVVVGSILHCLCEMGMHSEAVDQFNQYKNLGIFLDEVSYNIIVDALCKLGKLEQAVALLDEMKVKRMDMDLMHYTTLINGYCCQGNLVGAYKVFEEMREKGFKPDIITYNVLASGFCRQGLATEALGLLDYMKTQNQKPNAITHNVIIESLCEGGEVKEAEAFFNGIKDKSLDNYAAMINGYCRASHTTKAYKLFIRLSRQGHIVKKSCCCNLLKNLCEEGNNDGILTLLKKMLALNVEPSKFMYNIIIAALCRAGDVTNARLVFDNLSGRGLTPDIITYTMMINSYCRINCLQEAHDLFHDMKRRGIKPDLVTFTVLLDGHQKAHIRKVAAILINSNFRVSWKDLSELQNLYLQMPVFQGSRPTRR encoded by the exons ATGTGGGTTTCGTCTTCCAGGTCAGTCTTTAATTTTAATAGAAAACTCCTGACCCCTAAACCCATCACCATCGGAGTTGTTCTCTTCAATTCCAAATCCTTCTCATCTTCACTTTGCCCCTTAATCAACTACTCCACCGCTGCCGCAAGCAACAGCGACGGTGACCCGCAACAACAGCTACTCCAGTTAGATTCATTCGAAGTTGTTGATATCTTATACAGCCTTAAGAAACAGCCCAGTCGTGCTGTCTCCTTCTTTTACCAATTGAAAGACAGGGGCTTCCAAAATGATGTCTCCACCTATGCTGCCATTATTAGAATCCTCTGTTATTGGGGTCTCCACAGGAACCTCCATTCCATTTTCTTTGATCTTATTCTGGCTTCTTTTGATATTTCACTTTTGCTTGATACTCTTAGTGAAGGGGTTGTTGATGACACTAAAAAAAACTCTTCTTTTCTGTTTAAAGTATATGATGCCTTGGTTAAGTCCTATGTAAGTGCCGGTAAGTTTGATGAGGCTATTGATGCTTTGTTTCAAATGGGAAGACGCGGATTCGTGCCCCATATATTCACCTGTAACTTTCTTATGAATAGAATCATTCAGAATGGTAAATCGGATACGGCTCTGGCCATTTACAAACAGTTGAAGAGGTTGGGTTTGAGCCCTAATGATTACACCTATGCTATTGTGATAAAAGCACTTTGCATTAAGGGTAGTTTAGAAGAGGCTATAGATGTCTTCAAGGATATTGAGGACAGTGGTGTTACCACCACTTATTTTGCTTACACAGCTTATATAGAAGGACTTTGTGCGAATCAGAAGTCGGACTTGGGATATCAGGTGCTTCAGGCATGGAAAGCAGCTAACATCCCATTCCATGTGTATATTTATTCAGTTGCAATTCGTGGCTTTTGCAATGAGATGAAATTGGATAAAGCCGAAGGAGTCTTACTTGACATGGAAAAAGAAGGGTTAGTTCCAGATATGCATTGCTATAGTACATTGATTTGTGGGTTCTGCAAGGGTGGGAAATTGCAAAAAGCATATGCTCTCCTCAATGACATGATGTCGAAGGGTGTCAAAATAAACTGTGTTGTTGTTGGCTCAATTCTGCACTGCTTGTGTGAAATGGGCATGCATTCTGAAGCGGTTGATCAATTTAATCAATATAAGAACTTAGGTATATTTCTAGATGAGGTTTCCTACAACATTATAGTTGATGCTTTGTGCAAACTGGGGAAACTAGAACAAGCTGTAGCATTGCTAGATGAAATGAAGGTCAAGCGAATGGATATGGATTTAATGCATTATACTACCCTAATTAATGGGTATTGTTGCCAAGGAAATCTGGTTGGTGCATACAAGGTttttgaagaaatgagagaaaagGGTTTCAAGCCAGATATTATCACTTACAATGTACTTGCCAGTGGATTTTGTAGACAAGGTCTTGCAACTGAGGCGCTTGGCCTTTTGGATTATATGAAAACACAGAATCAGAAACCTAATGCTATTACACACAATGTGATAATTGAAAGTTTATGTGAAGGAGGCGAAGTGAAAGAGGCAGAAGCATTTTTTAATGGTATAAAGGATAAGAGTTTAGATAATTATGCTGCAATGATTAATGGATACTGTAGAGCCAGTCATACTACAAAGGCTTATAAACTTTTCATTAGACTTTCAAGACAGGGACATATAGTGAAGAAAAGTTGCTGTTGTAATCTTCTCAAAAACCTGTGTGAGGAAGGTAATAATGATGGAATTCTAACGCTGCTGAAGAAAATGTTGGCTTTGAATGTGGAACCTAGCAAGTTTATGTACAATATAATCATTGCTGCTCTGTGTCGAGCTGGAGATGTGACAAATGCACGATTGGTTTTTGACAATTTGTCTGGGAGAGGGTTGACTCCTGATATCATTACCTACACAATGATGATAAATAGTTACTGCAGGATTAATTGCTTGCAGGAAGCCCATGATCTTTTTCATGATATGAAACGAAGAGGAATTAAACCTGATCTGGTTACTTTTACAGTTTTGCTTGATGGTCATCAAAAAGCACATATAAGAAAG GTGGCTGCTATATTGATTAATTCTAACTTCCGAGTGAGCTGGAAAGATCTATCTGAACTCCAAAATCT GTATTTGCAAATGCCAGTTTTTCAAGGAAGCAGACCCACAAGAAGATGA
- the LOC110671394 gene encoding two-pore potassium channel 3 isoform X1 gives MDDEPFLPNTSTIPEDHHHHHHHHHSTQPSSNLRELPSGCLDLISSDANIPIIKTTPNSSSYVNVLACSLKKNTRKLPHRSHSAPSLFTQARESSMPNSLDPRTPPNSTPLIVRQAFIGVVFYLIIVVVIFLLSGRFKGTTTLKPVDALYFTVVTLCTIGFGDIVPDSTFTKLFTCVFILVGFGFIDILLNGLVAYICDRQEAVLLSAVDENRFNTYMIDKVKGRMRIRIKVCLALVAVIGCIAIGTIGVHFLENLSWVDSFYLSVTSVTTVGYGDFAFTTATGRCFAIVWLLISTLAVARGFLYLAEFRIDRRNRRIAKWILQKKMTLGDLVAADLDNDGSISKSEFVIYKLKEMGKVTEKEILQICNQFDSLDNINCGKITLADIMEGG, from the exons ATGGATGATGAACCTTTTCTCCCAAACACTTCAACAATACCAGaagatcatcatcatcatcatcatcatcatcattctaCCCAACCATCATCAAACTTGAGAGAATTACCTTCTGGGTGCCTTGATCTAATCTCTAGTGATGCCAATATCCCCATCATCAAGACCACCCCAAATTCTTCTTCTTATGTAAATGTTCTTGCCTGCAGCTTGAAAAAGAACACAAGAAAGCTTCCCCATCGCTCACACTCTGCTCCATCTTTATTCACTCAAGCCAGGGAGTCTTCAATGCCCAATTCTTTAGACCCTAGGACACCTCCCAACTCTACTCCGTTGATCGTTCGGCAAGCGTTTATTGGTGTGGTCTTTTATCtaattattgttgttgttatATTCCTGCTTAGTGGAAGGTTCAAGGGTACTACCACATTAAAGCCAGTGGATGCCTTGTACTTCACTGTGGTTACACTTTGCACCATAGGATTTGGTGATATAGTTCCTGACTCCACATTTACCAAGCTCTTTACTTGTGTTTTCATATTGGTTGGTTTTGGGTTTATAGACATTCTGCTAAATGGGTTGGTCGCCTACATTTGTGACAGGCAAGAAGCAGTTCTGTTGAGTGCTGTGGATGAGAATAGGTTCAACACATACATGATTGATAAAGTTAAAGGGAGAATGAGAATTAGAATCAAAGTGTGCTTGGCCTTGGTAGCTGTCATTGGCTGCATTGCTATAGGAACAATTGGAGTACATTTTCTGGAGAATTTGAGTTGGGTTGATAGTTTTTATCTCTCTGTTACTTCTGTCACAACTGTTGGTTATGGAGATTTCGCTTTCACCACAGCAACAGGAAGATGTTTTGCCATTGTTTGGCTTTTGATTAGCACACTGGCGGTTGCCAGGGGATTTTTATACCTGGCTGAGTTCAGGATTGACAGGAGGAATCGTAGGATTGCAAAATGGATTCTTCAGAAGAAGATGACCCTTGGAGATTTGGTAGCTGCAGATCTTGATAATGATGGATCCATCAG CAAATCTGAATTTGTTATATACAAGCTCAAGGAGATGGGGAAAGTAACAGAGAAAGAGATTCTTCAGATCTGCAACCAATTTGACTCTTTAGATAATATCAATTGTGGCAAGATTACTCTTGCTGATATCATGGAAGGTGGCTGA
- the LOC110671384 gene encoding protein FAR-RED IMPAIRED RESPONSE 1-like — MEEESEENEAEEESQVGEASDGNGNQISVIHDKNQQIELAGRDQPLSVGMYYASINVLFDAYLSYAREKSFSVAKKSASKGNDNTQHNHELDPNMSKFMRVHRSIPLAIKRRLEAHNIAEIRPSKSVRLLKVQASGPEKLSCLPRDCRNFIDILKRWKLSNGDADYINRMFLRMQQQNTNFFHLIDTDEDQRLTNVFLVHPRSIIAYEEFCDVVSVDTTYLVNHYKMPFASIVGVNHHSQSILLGSALISHEDAKTFKWVFSTWLIVMCGRAPNAIMTDQCESMKSTIREVMPNATHRFCIWHILCKVPEKLKGVQEYDKAKKEFITLIYDSLSPTMFERNWHEFVVKYNLEGNEWLLKLYNERQFWVPVYVNHIFWPGMLLTQRSEGMHVYFDGYVNSFSTLKQFIEQHEIALRDKVEKEFFADFRSKNTVVNCILDFQWKRQFQEAYTTGIEDVNEDDEEFDEPGFEQHKILERSLMNDWYVKEHVYSILYNEEGSMFICNYRKFESNGILCAHILKVITLKDIRQIHERYMIRRWRKDVYRRHSNMFCDAGYPHMTEEYKKFKEIDKSFNEAADMAKESVSRLERMKACLEDLKLGFQNWDGRLNNANDNVNGDAPDDGDRDLQTQIMIVRNPIVASSRGRPRGSRFRFAFERRHNSGARGRGRTRGRGRVRGQASNNALTQESQYQASNVDVRNLTLNVNDSFFVSSSQAAENWISL; from the exons ATGGAAGAAGAATCTGAAGAAAATGAAGCAGAAGAGGAATCTCAGGTAGGTGAAGCTAGTGATGGCAATGGCAATCAGATTTCTGTGATTCATGATAAGAATCAACAAATTGAGCTAGCAGGCCGTGATCAACCTCTAAGTGTTGGCATGTATTATGCTAGTATTAACGTTCTATTCGATGCATACCTTTCTTATGCTAGGGAGAAAAGTTTTAGTGTGGCTAAGAAGTCTGCTTCAAAAGGCAATGACAAT ACCCAACATAATCATGAGTTGGACCCTAATATGTCCAAGTTCATGAGAGTGCATAGGAGTATACCTTTAGCTATAAAAAGAAGGCTTGAAGCACATAACATTGCTGAAATAAGGCCAAGCAAAAGTGTTAGACTCCTAAAAGTGCAAGCTAGTGGTCCTGAGAAGTTAAGTTGTCTCCCAAGGGATTGTCGTAATTTTATTGACATATTAAAAAGGTGGAAGCTTAGCAATGGAGATGCTGATTACATAAACAGGATGTTTTTAAGAATGCAACAacaaaatacaaatttttttCACTTGATTGATACAGATGAGGACCAGAGGCTTACTAATGTGTTTTTGGTGCATCCTCGGAGTATTATTGCTTATGAAGAGTTTTGTGATGTTGTAAGTGTTGATACAACATACCTCGTCAATCATTACAAAATGCCATTTGCAAGCATTGTTGGAGTTAATCATCACAGCCAATCAATTCTATTGGGTAGTGCACTTATTTCTCATGAGGATGCTAAGACTTTTAAATGGGTTTTCAGTACGTGGCTTATAGTAATGTGTGGTCGTGCTCCAAATGCAATCATGACAGATCAATGTGAGAGCATGAAAAGCACAATAAGGGAAGTTATGCCTAATGCAACCCATAGGTTTTGTATATGGCACATTCTTTGTAAGGTTCCTGAGAAGTTGAAGGGTGTTCAAGAGTATGACAAGGCAAAGAAGGAGTTTATTACACTCATATATGACAGCCTAAGTCCTACAATGTTCGAGAGAAATTGGCATGAATTTGTTGTGAAGTATAATTTGGAAGGTAACGAATGGTTATTGAAGCTTTACAACGAAAGACAGTTTTGGGTTCCAGTTTATGTCAACCATATCTTCTGGCCTGGAATGCTATTAACTCAAAGAAGTGAGGGTATGCATGTTTATTTTGATGGGTATGTTAACTCCTTTAGCACTTTGAAGCAATTTATTGAGCAACACGAGATTGCATTAAGAGATAAGGTTGAAAAAGAGTTCTTTGCAGATTTCAGATCCAAAAACACAGTTGTGAATTGTATTTTAGATTTTCAATGGAAGCGACAATTTCAAGAGGCTTACACTACTGGCAT TGAAGATGTtaatgaagatgatgaagaaTTTGACGAGCCAGGGTTTGAACAGCATAAAATTCTGGAAAGAAGTTTGATGAATGACTGGTATGTGAAGGAACATGTTTATAGTATTCTTTATAATGAAGAAGGCTCTATGTTCATATGCAATTACAGAAAATTTGAATCAAATGGCATATTGTGCGCTCATATATTGAAGGTAATTACCCTTAAAGATATAAGGCAAATTCATGAAAGATACATGATAAGGAGATGGAGAAAAGATGTTTACCGTAGGCACAGTAACATGTTTTGTGATGCAGGGTACCCTCATATGACAGAGGAATACAAAAAATTCAAGGAAATTGATAAGAGTTTTAATGAAGCTGCAGATATGGCTAAGGAAAGTGTTTCAAGACTTGAACGTATGAAGGCATGTCTAGAGGATTTGAAGTTAGGATTTCAAAACTGGGATGGTCGATTGAATAATGCTAATGACAATGTAAATGGTGATGCTCCGGATGATGGTGATAGAGATTTACAAACTCAAATAATGATTGTCCGAAATCCAATTGTTGCATCTAGTCGAGGACGTCCACGGGGTAGTCGTTTTAGGTTTGCATTTGAAAGAAGGCATAATAGCGGTGCTCGTGGTCGTGGTCGAACTAGAGGGCGTGGCAGAGTTCGTGGACAAGCTTCAAATAATGCTTTAACTCAAGAATCTCAATACCAA GCATCAAATGTTGATGTAAGAAATCTTACATTGAATGTCAATGATAGTTTTTTTGTTTCTTCTAGCCAAGCTGCTGAAAATTGGATTAGTCTTTAA